A section of the Candidatus Limnocylindrales bacterium genome encodes:
- a CDS encoding leucyl aminopeptidase, producing the protein MIIKIARLKAAEASADLVAIAVRDGKELAGAVAGLPKAVLDRASKRAKRLGYKGKPGATLTIQADGHDLVLVGVGDGKTSEQWRRAGAAVRAVSSAARPVSVGFALDAADRGMDVVSAVIEGMRLAGYTFEKYRAKKDNAYAGPKTVTLSSPALTDNARTRTAIRETEAVCEAVAMARDLINEAPSALVPSDLAAAARSMARGRTLRCEVWQGERLRREKMNGIIGVSAGSRHGGALIKLVYTPSRRAKATVAIVGKGITFDSGGLSLKPAKSMETMKLDMAGAAMVLGIMKCLPVLAPAVEVHGFIASAENMTGSGAQKPGDVIRFRNGTTAEVLNTDAEGRLVLADALCLATELEPDCIIDAATLTGACMVALGTRIAGILGNDQKLIDRLIECGRETGESLWQLPLVEEYEDDIKSSVADIRNVGGGYAGTISAALFLRHFVGKTKWAHLDIAGPAFAEKSMQYLPRGGTGFGIRTLLAYLDSIG; encoded by the coding sequence ATGATCATCAAGATCGCGCGTCTTAAAGCGGCGGAAGCGTCCGCCGATCTGGTCGCCATCGCCGTGCGCGACGGCAAGGAGCTTGCGGGCGCAGTCGCGGGCCTGCCGAAGGCCGTGCTCGATCGCGCGTCGAAACGCGCGAAGCGGCTCGGATACAAGGGCAAGCCCGGCGCAACGCTGACGATCCAGGCCGACGGACACGATCTCGTGCTGGTCGGTGTCGGCGACGGCAAGACCAGCGAGCAGTGGCGCAGGGCCGGCGCCGCAGTACGTGCGGTCAGCTCGGCCGCACGCCCGGTCAGCGTTGGATTCGCGCTCGACGCCGCCGACCGCGGCATGGATGTCGTATCGGCCGTCATCGAAGGCATGCGGCTGGCCGGATACACCTTCGAAAAATACCGGGCGAAGAAAGACAACGCGTACGCGGGACCGAAGACCGTGACGCTGTCGTCGCCCGCGCTCACCGACAACGCGCGCACGCGCACCGCGATCCGCGAGACCGAGGCCGTTTGCGAAGCCGTCGCAATGGCCCGCGACCTCATCAACGAAGCGCCGAGCGCACTGGTCCCTTCGGACCTTGCGGCTGCGGCACGCTCGATGGCGCGCGGTCGAACGCTGCGCTGCGAAGTCTGGCAGGGCGAACGCCTGCGCCGCGAAAAAATGAACGGGATCATCGGCGTTTCCGCCGGCAGCCGGCATGGCGGAGCGCTGATCAAGCTCGTCTACACGCCGTCGCGCCGCGCCAAGGCTACGGTCGCGATCGTCGGCAAGGGAATCACATTCGATTCCGGCGGGCTGTCGCTCAAGCCGGCCAAGTCGATGGAAACCATGAAGCTCGACATGGCAGGCGCGGCGATGGTGCTCGGCATCATGAAGTGCCTGCCGGTGCTGGCCCCGGCCGTCGAAGTACACGGCTTCATCGCTTCGGCCGAAAACATGACCGGCAGCGGCGCGCAGAAACCCGGCGACGTGATCCGTTTCCGTAACGGCACGACGGCCGAAGTGCTCAACACCGATGCCGAAGGCCGCCTCGTGCTGGCCGATGCGCTGTGCCTCGCGACCGAGCTCGAGCCCGACTGCATCATCGACGCGGCAACACTGACCGGTGCATGCATGGTTGCGCTCGGCACGCGCATCGCGGGAATTCTCGGCAACGACCAGAAGCTCATCGACCGGCTGATCGAATGCGGACGCGAGACCGGCGAATCGCTGTGGCAGCTCCCGCTGGTCGAAGAGTACGAGGACGACATCAAGTCGTCGGTCGCCGACATCCGCAACGTCGGCGGCGGCTACGCCGGCACGATCAGCGCGGCGCTGTTCCTGCGGCACTTCGTCGGCAAGACCAAGTGGGCCCACCTCGACATCGCCGGTCCGGCGTTTGCCGAAAAGAGCATGCAGTACCTGCCGAGAGGCGGAACCGGCTTCGGCATTCGCACGCTGCTCGCGTACCTCGATTCGATCGGCTGA
- the selA gene encoding L-seryl-tRNA(Sec) selenium transferase, giving the protein MSQRPTSSRGNVVSIPGVRPHAQEEAGEPRPYSRLPSVDAVLSSNMELAAFSRSSAVAAVREAISVERERIRSGESADVCDPDAIALRSLELLRARARPRLGRVVNATGIVLHTNLGRARLSTAAIDAVRLAACGEVNLEYDLARGERGERDELVEEHLCDLTGAEAATVVNNNAAAVFLVLNTLASGKDVVVSRGELVEIGGSFRIPDIMAASGARLREVGTTNRTHLSDYRKAIGPDVALLMKVHASNYRIVGFTSSVGLDELAALAAGHPEIHVIEDLGSGAVVDLQPFGLAEEPLIGERIRAGADLVLASGDKLLGGPQCGIIAGRRELVDRLRMNPLRRALRCDKMTLAALEATLRTYRFSTSPQHDIPVLRFLARSVGELRAIGERAIALLEEKLAPRFSFELVASSARAGSGSQPDHPIASLAIAVRAGDLDAVAIERMFRTSEPPILGRIERDVFLLDLRVIDAPDDLVPAVPDAPAR; this is encoded by the coding sequence ATGTCGCAGCGACCAACGAGCTCCCGCGGCAATGTCGTTTCCATTCCGGGCGTGCGGCCGCACGCGCAGGAGGAAGCCGGCGAACCACGCCCGTATTCTCGGCTGCCGTCGGTCGACGCCGTGCTCTCGTCGAACATGGAGCTCGCCGCGTTCTCGCGCAGCAGCGCCGTCGCAGCAGTGCGCGAAGCGATTTCCGTCGAGCGTGAGCGCATCCGTTCGGGAGAATCCGCGGATGTCTGTGATCCCGACGCAATCGCGCTGCGCTCGCTCGAGCTGCTCCGCGCGCGCGCGCGGCCGCGTCTCGGCCGCGTCGTCAACGCCACCGGAATCGTGCTTCATACCAATCTGGGCCGCGCGCGGCTTTCGACTGCGGCGATCGACGCCGTAAGGCTTGCCGCCTGCGGCGAGGTCAATCTCGAATACGACCTCGCGCGCGGAGAGCGCGGAGAGCGCGACGAGCTCGTCGAAGAGCATCTGTGCGACCTGACCGGCGCCGAAGCGGCGACTGTCGTCAACAACAACGCGGCGGCGGTGTTCCTGGTGCTCAACACGCTCGCATCCGGCAAGGATGTGGTCGTATCCCGCGGCGAGCTGGTCGAAATCGGCGGATCGTTTCGCATTCCAGACATCATGGCGGCCAGCGGCGCGCGACTGCGCGAGGTCGGCACCACCAATCGCACGCACCTGTCCGATTACCGGAAAGCGATCGGACCGGACGTGGCGCTTCTCATGAAAGTGCACGCGAGCAACTACCGCATCGTCGGATTCACCTCGTCGGTCGGACTGGACGAGCTTGCCGCGCTTGCGGCCGGGCACCCGGAGATTCACGTGATCGAGGATCTCGGCTCGGGGGCCGTCGTCGACCTGCAGCCGTTCGGTCTTGCCGAAGAACCGCTCATCGGCGAACGCATTCGCGCCGGAGCCGACCTCGTGCTCGCAAGCGGGGACAAGCTGCTCGGCGGGCCTCAGTGCGGAATCATCGCCGGCCGCCGCGAGCTCGTCGACCGGCTGCGCATGAATCCGCTGCGGCGCGCGCTGCGCTGCGACAAGATGACGCTGGCCGCGCTCGAAGCGACGCTGCGAACGTACCGGTTCTCGACGTCACCGCAGCACGACATCCCCGTCCTGCGTTTTCTTGCGCGCTCCGTCGGCGAGCTGCGTGCGATCGGAGAACGAGCGATCGCGCTGCTCGAAGAGAAACTCGCGCCGCGCTTTTCGTTCGAGCTGGTCGCGTCCAGTGCGCGCGCCGGCAGCGGTTCGCAGCCCGATCATCCGATTGCATCGCTTGCGATCGCGGTGCGGGCCGGCGATCTCGACGCGGTTGCGATCGAGCGCATGTTCCGGACCTCCGAACCGCCGATCCTCGGCCGCATCGAGCGCGACGTGTTTCTTCTGGATCTGCGCGTGATCGACGCCCCGGACGATCTCGTTCCGGCCGTTCCCGATGCGCCCGCACGCTGA
- the selB gene encoding selenocysteine-specific translation elongation factor — translation MRPHAEPAAPAAAGSSAPRDGGFHRPVLRAIVGTAGHIDHGKSALVHALTGIDTDRLPEERERGISIELGFAHLDLDGIGRVGIVDVPGHERFIRQMLAGAHGFDLVLMVVAADDGVMPQTEEHFDIVHLLGVRRAIFVVTKIDAVSADRVRDVRGEIEILAAGTPFEDAPVSTVSARTGEGVQSLRGEIAAALAGLESKPEHGILRIPVDRVFVRKGHGVIVTGTAIAGRVEVGDEVMLLPGERRSRVREIQVHGEPAEFATAGQRVALNLAGLDKDSIVRGDTVTAAATATGATLGAGLVTSRLDARIEVRPAARRPLASHVRVRVHHGTRETPARLIWLDGVAEVAPRSSGFAQLALAVPLVAAAGDRFIIRDETASRTLGGGVVLVAHAEKHRKSRGSVRPDLERLEHGEDATRLHALLTMASGLGLAPREAALAAGMAESDLLGAVASDPALSALPDERSPELVVTTERLERTLSDLAAMVVGFERDHPSVAGVDVEHLRGMVRPAVDSRTFRLLVDRLLAGGRLRRSGNVVRSPAHAPALSGADDAIAARFLSLVETAGVSPPTIKEGADALGIPIDRARKVAGVLALRGQLVKISADMFYSAAALDDIRDRLSRYLEGAGEISPAGFRDLIAASRKYCIPLLDWFDRSGMTIRVGDVRKLRRS, via the coding sequence ATGCGCCCGCACGCTGAACCCGCGGCGCCTGCAGCGGCGGGCTCGAGCGCGCCACGCGACGGCGGTTTTCACCGGCCGGTCCTGCGGGCGATCGTCGGAACGGCCGGACACATCGATCACGGCAAGTCGGCGCTGGTGCACGCGTTGACCGGGATCGATACCGACCGCCTGCCGGAAGAGCGCGAGCGCGGGATCTCGATCGAGCTCGGATTCGCGCACCTCGATCTCGACGGAATCGGCCGCGTGGGCATCGTCGACGTGCCCGGGCACGAACGATTCATCCGCCAGATGCTCGCCGGCGCGCACGGCTTCGATCTGGTCCTGATGGTCGTCGCAGCCGACGACGGAGTGATGCCGCAGACCGAGGAACACTTCGACATCGTCCACCTGCTCGGCGTGCGGCGCGCGATCTTCGTCGTCACCAAGATCGATGCGGTCAGTGCGGATCGGGTTCGCGACGTGCGGGGGGAGATCGAAATTCTTGCTGCCGGTACGCCGTTCGAGGATGCGCCGGTCTCGACGGTTTCCGCGCGAACCGGCGAGGGTGTGCAGTCGCTACGCGGCGAAATCGCCGCGGCGCTGGCCGGGCTCGAATCGAAACCGGAGCACGGAATCCTGCGGATTCCGGTCGACCGCGTGTTCGTTCGCAAAGGACACGGCGTCATCGTCACGGGCACCGCCATTGCAGGCCGTGTCGAGGTCGGCGACGAAGTGATGCTGCTGCCGGGCGAGCGGCGTTCGCGCGTGCGCGAGATCCAGGTGCACGGCGAACCCGCCGAGTTCGCGACGGCCGGACAGCGGGTTGCGCTCAACCTCGCCGGCCTCGACAAGGACAGCATCGTTCGCGGCGATACCGTCACGGCGGCGGCAACGGCAACCGGCGCGACTTTGGGCGCAGGCCTGGTCACGTCGCGACTCGATGCGCGCATCGAAGTGCGGCCGGCAGCCCGCCGCCCGCTCGCTTCGCACGTGCGGGTACGCGTGCATCACGGAACGCGCGAAACTCCGGCCCGGCTGATCTGGCTCGACGGAGTTGCCGAGGTCGCGCCGCGCAGCAGCGGCTTTGCGCAGCTCGCGCTCGCAGTACCGCTGGTGGCCGCTGCAGGCGACCGTTTCATCATTCGCGACGAGACCGCGAGCCGCACGCTCGGCGGCGGCGTAGTGCTGGTCGCACACGCCGAAAAACACCGGAAGTCGCGCGGCAGCGTGCGCCCGGACCTCGAAAGGCTCGAGCACGGCGAGGACGCGACGCGGCTTCATGCACTGCTGACGATGGCATCCGGTCTCGGCCTTGCGCCGCGCGAAGCTGCGCTCGCTGCCGGCATGGCCGAGTCCGATCTGCTGGGCGCGGTCGCAAGCGATCCGGCGCTTTCGGCGCTGCCCGACGAACGCTCGCCGGAGCTCGTCGTCACGACCGAGCGTCTGGAGCGCACGCTGTCGGATCTCGCCGCCATGGTGGTCGGATTCGAACGCGATCACCCGAGCGTCGCCGGAGTCGACGTCGAGCACCTTCGTGGAATGGTGCGACCCGCCGTCGATTCGCGAACCTTCCGACTGCTCGTCGATCGCCTGCTTGCCGGCGGGCGTCTGCGCCGCAGTGGAAACGTGGTTCGCTCCCCGGCCCATGCGCCGGCGCTCAGCGGCGCCGACGATGCGATTGCGGCGCGGTTTCTTTCGCTCGTCGAAACCGCGGGCGTCAGTCCGCCGACGATCAAGGAAGGGGCCGACGCGCTCGGCATCCCCATCGATCGCGCGCGAAAGGTCGCCGGTGTGCTTGCGCTGCGAGGTCAGCTCGTGAAGATTTCCGCAGACATGTTCTATTCGGCTGCCGCGCTCGACGACATTCGTGACCGGCTTTCCCGCTATCTGGAAGGTGCGGGCGAGATCTCGCCGGCCGGGTTTCGCGATCTCATTGCCGCGTCGCGCAAGTACTGTATACCGCTGCTCGACTGGTTCGATCGCTCGGGGATGACGATTCGAGTCGGCGACGTGCGAAAGCTCCGGCGAAGCTGA
- a CDS encoding iron-sulfur cluster assembly accessory protein encodes MITVTDKAGTRIRKLAETSPTPVSGLRIKVVGGGCSGLQYKIELDAEKKGDKVFEGAGGGRVLVDRKSYLYLVDTVVDYAESLQNAGFQIQNPNVKSTCGCGESFVV; translated from the coding sequence ATGATCACCGTCACCGACAAAGCGGGAACCCGGATCCGCAAGCTCGCAGAGACTTCGCCTACGCCGGTCAGCGGTCTTCGCATCAAGGTCGTCGGCGGCGGCTGTTCGGGTCTGCAGTACAAGATCGAGCTCGACGCCGAGAAGAAGGGCGACAAGGTCTTCGAAGGCGCCGGCGGCGGCCGCGTACTCGTCGACCGCAAAAGCTACCTGTACCTGGTCGATACCGTGGTCGACTACGCCGAGAGCCTTCAGAACGCCGGATTCCAGATCCAGAATCCGAACGTCAAATCGACCTGCGGCTGCGGCGAATCCTTCGTGGTTTGA
- a CDS encoding CCA tRNA nucleotidyltransferase, with translation MSSPSRSGTQTASLLRSEAEHIVRRLQAAGHVAVFAGGSVRDALLGYAPTDYDVATSARPEDVEALFEHTVPIGRQFGIVLVPSGQHHFEVATFRKDDQYVDGRRPVAVEFTDIETDARRRDFTINAMFEDPVAGRILDFVGGRADLEAGIVRAVGNARDRFAEDHLRLLRAVRFSSRLGFPIERETLDAVVHAAATITKVSAERIGDELVRMLTEGRARQSFELLDQTGLLAHVLPEISELKGCEQSPEHHPEGDVFVHTMLCLGHLPAGCSETLAFGVLLHDVAKPLCAGTKPDGSRTFYGHTRDGAEMSTQILRRLRRSNATIERVAFLVDQHLRHCSAAEMRASTLKRFLRQEGIDELMELARIDALSSRGDLTHWNFCQSALAELSDEQMKPPPLIRGEDLRELGMEPGPLFKTVLRSVEDAQLEGRLQSRQDALDYVRREFLGEQQPPERS, from the coding sequence ATGAGCTCGCCGTCACGATCCGGGACGCAAACCGCGAGCCTGCTGCGCAGCGAGGCGGAACACATCGTCCGCCGGCTTCAGGCCGCAGGCCACGTCGCCGTGTTCGCCGGAGGCTCGGTTCGCGACGCGCTTCTCGGATACGCGCCGACCGACTACGACGTGGCCACGTCTGCTCGCCCCGAAGATGTCGAAGCTCTGTTCGAGCACACGGTACCGATCGGACGCCAGTTCGGCATCGTCCTGGTGCCGAGCGGACAGCATCATTTCGAGGTCGCGACGTTCCGCAAGGACGATCAGTACGTCGACGGGCGCCGGCCGGTGGCCGTCGAGTTCACCGACATCGAGACCGACGCGCGCCGGCGCGATTTCACGATCAACGCGATGTTCGAGGACCCCGTTGCAGGCCGGATCCTCGATTTCGTCGGCGGCCGCGCCGACCTCGAGGCCGGCATCGTTCGCGCCGTCGGCAATGCGCGCGATCGCTTCGCGGAGGATCATCTGAGGCTGCTGCGCGCAGTGCGGTTTTCGTCGCGCCTGGGATTCCCGATCGAGCGCGAGACCCTGGACGCCGTCGTCCACGCCGCCGCCACGATCACGAAAGTTTCCGCGGAGCGCATCGGGGACGAGCTCGTCCGCATGCTGACCGAAGGCCGCGCGCGGCAATCGTTCGAGCTGCTCGACCAGACCGGGCTTCTCGCGCACGTTCTGCCGGAGATCAGCGAGCTCAAGGGATGCGAGCAATCTCCTGAGCATCACCCCGAGGGAGACGTTTTCGTGCACACGATGCTGTGCCTCGGGCATCTGCCCGCCGGGTGCAGCGAGACGCTCGCATTCGGCGTGCTGCTGCATGACGTCGCCAAGCCGCTTTGCGCCGGCACCAAGCCCGACGGCTCGAGGACGTTCTACGGCCACACGCGCGACGGCGCCGAGATGTCCACGCAGATCCTGCGCCGGCTTCGTCGCAGCAACGCGACCATCGAACGGGTCGCGTTCCTGGTCGACCAGCATCTGCGGCACTGCTCGGCAGCGGAGATGCGAGCGTCCACGCTCAAGCGTTTCCTGCGCCAGGAAGGGATCGACGAGCTCATGGAGCTGGCACGCATCGACGCGCTGTCTTCGCGCGGCGATCTCACGCACTGGAATTTCTGCCAGAGCGCGCTCGCCGAGCTCTCGGACGAGCAGATGAAACCGCCGCCGCTGATTCGCGGCGAGGACCTGCGCGAGCTCGGCATGGAGCCGGGGCCGCTTTTCAAGACCGTGCTGCGCTCGGTCGAGGACGCCCAGCTCGAAGGCAGGCTCCAAAGCAGACAGGACGCGCTCGACTACGTACGGCGGGAATTCCTCGGCGAGCAGCAGCCTCCGGAGCGATCCTAG